Proteins from one Deltaproteobacteria bacterium genomic window:
- a CDS encoding 50S ribosomal protein L11 methyltransferase, translating to MIQNLKQIIYNTVIEANRKMTPGEVEKAVAGISGIDRKTVRLAIKDLVGLGELSYTYLYGTSFLEKSFDRPVRISKRIVIKPPGKAYRPQPEEVVIDLAAGAAFGNGAHPTTCLALQALDFALGDKIESQRKPSVTGLDVGTGTGVLAIALAKLGVQEVIGIDIDACAISEATQNVCLNNLAARVAISNAPLEDLKTCFSVVVANLAYPTLRRLSSLLSEKMEQNGVLVLSGFKEPASKDLGKTYAEQGLRLIREETDREWVCLVLRKS from the coding sequence ATGATCCAAAATCTAAAACAGATAATATACAACACAGTCATCGAAGCCAACAGAAAAATGACCCCCGGTGAGGTCGAAAAGGCTGTTGCCGGTATCAGTGGTATCGACAGAAAGACTGTCAGGCTTGCTATCAAGGATTTGGTCGGTCTGGGGGAGCTCAGCTACACATATCTTTATGGCACCAGCTTCTTGGAAAAATCATTTGACAGGCCGGTGCGGATTTCCAAAAGGATTGTGATCAAGCCGCCCGGCAAGGCGTACCGACCACAACCGGAAGAGGTGGTAATCGATCTGGCAGCCGGAGCAGCTTTTGGAAATGGTGCCCATCCAACTACCTGTCTGGCCTTGCAAGCCTTGGATTTTGCCTTAGGTGATAAAATTGAGTCACAGCGCAAGCCCTCCGTGACAGGGTTAGATGTCGGGACAGGCACGGGCGTGCTGGCTATTGCATTGGCTAAACTGGGTGTTCAAGAAGTCATTGGCATTGACATTGATGCCTGTGCCATATCCGAGGCAACGCAAAACGTCTGCTTGAACAATCTTGCTGCACGAGTTGCCATCTCGAACGCGCCATTGGAGGACCTCAAGACGTGCTTTTCCGTTGTTGTGGCCAATTTGGCTTACCCAACGCTCAGGAGGCTATCATCCCTTCTATCAGAAAAGATGGAGCAAAATGGGGTTTTGGTTCTTTCAGGTTTCAAGGAGCCCGCATCGAAAGATCTTGGAAAAACCTATGCAGAACAAGGCCTCAGATTGATCCGGGAAGAAACAGACCGCGAATGGGTCTGTCTTGTGTTACGTAAGTCCTGA
- a CDS encoding radical SAM protein, giving the protein MSAHFLFIHINLLAPIASPDTIPISEATILAHLKNHGFTGEILGDFADSPLKPRVLAKAIHTNQPLVIGFTAYQENIEQIRLWARFAKKLSPAVKIIIGGPQVTFMPGEGLKHMPEIDFLCRGEGEDVMLGLAQALTEGTDISAVRGLCLLQEDEIIETGVAHGAKDLDTYASPYLMDLIDLRHKQRVVMLTSRGCSYQCAFCYTPRASGGRVRFYSPERITAEMKHLKSKGITAFWFADTNFSVSRKRLVTLLEAIIREAPGISFWCQTRYDLVNRELLSLLSRAGADNVAYGLESANPAVLEKIKKPIDLERLSEVIRLTQEAGMNVELFSMFGLAGESIDQALGTLAFVKNNRVAVEGNSISQQAHLFFGTPMSDDPAGYGIRPFRYTRPAYLSVCRDYETDTMSADEIRRMSLIWRLNRNDLAEDVRAGRNLFHRAAFITQNRSALTDRPEATCLLARIYLALEEYGAALDCMRLLDKDFPGNPAVKELLQGPFLCFKVSRETARPGFRVIYDCQGKADGRVVPLTCARFQEAILGKETLLPEFEKRLVGMGPGEYARFDMTFPVAYGQRDLAGKVVTFRVHVHHTMEPMTVKNYQDLDEETLRNAYALEDTQALRQHNIDLFYKTLRGATIKGVMPEISDALMLINLYLKLGFVDPATVLTKGLPGNPVIRSHAAHIFRVNAKPEKALEILNETGEDGPRARLVRAQTLFDLNRLEESEAIAKDLNLPNNIQLEELRVKLAARLGLSVETYLDREERLLDAKTQAIL; this is encoded by the coding sequence ATGTCTGCCCATTTTCTCTTCATTCATATCAACCTGTTAGCTCCCATTGCGTCTCCGGATACCATCCCCATATCCGAGGCCACAATACTTGCCCATTTGAAAAACCACGGGTTCACCGGAGAGATCCTGGGGGACTTTGCCGACAGCCCCCTGAAACCCAGGGTTTTGGCAAAGGCCATCCACACGAACCAACCGCTTGTCATCGGCTTTACTGCTTACCAGGAAAACATAGAGCAGATAAGGCTCTGGGCCCGGTTTGCCAAGAAGTTATCCCCTGCTGTCAAGATCATTATCGGAGGGCCTCAGGTAACCTTCATGCCAGGCGAGGGCTTGAAACATATGCCGGAGATCGATTTTCTTTGCAGGGGCGAAGGGGAGGATGTCATGTTGGGTCTTGCGCAGGCCCTTACAGAGGGGACAGATATCAGCGCTGTCCGGGGGCTGTGTCTCCTGCAGGAAGATGAAATCATTGAGACCGGTGTGGCACATGGCGCGAAAGACCTCGATACGTATGCCTCTCCGTATCTGATGGACCTGATCGATTTGCGGCACAAGCAACGGGTGGTGATGTTAACCTCACGGGGATGCTCCTACCAGTGTGCCTTCTGTTACACTCCAAGAGCGAGCGGCGGCAGGGTCAGATTTTATTCGCCGGAGCGGATTACGGCGGAGATGAAACACCTCAAGTCCAAAGGTATCACGGCATTTTGGTTTGCTGATACGAATTTTTCCGTTTCTCGAAAGCGTCTGGTCACCCTTCTTGAGGCCATCATTAGAGAGGCGCCGGGGATTAGCTTCTGGTGCCAGACCAGATACGATCTTGTTAACCGTGAACTGCTATCCTTGCTCAGCCGCGCCGGCGCCGATAATGTGGCCTACGGACTTGAGTCGGCGAACCCTGCAGTTCTTGAAAAGATTAAGAAACCGATTGATCTGGAGCGCCTTTCGGAGGTTATTCGCCTGACCCAGGAGGCCGGCATGAATGTGGAACTCTTCAGCATGTTTGGTCTTGCCGGGGAAAGCATTGACCAGGCGCTGGGCACCCTGGCATTTGTAAAAAATAACCGGGTGGCCGTCGAAGGGAACTCCATATCCCAGCAAGCCCATCTTTTTTTCGGCACCCCCATGAGTGATGACCCCGCAGGATACGGTATCCGTCCTTTTCGCTACACACGACCTGCTTACTTGAGTGTATGCAGAGACTACGAGACCGATACCATGTCGGCTGATGAAATCCGACGTATGAGTCTGATATGGAGGTTAAACCGTAACGATCTTGCCGAAGATGTGCGGGCAGGCAGAAATCTTTTCCACAGGGCCGCATTTATTACTCAAAACCGCAGCGCCCTGACGGATCGGCCTGAGGCCACCTGTTTGCTGGCCCGCATATATCTTGCCCTTGAAGAATATGGAGCGGCTCTGGATTGCATGAGGCTTTTGGACAAAGACTTTCCCGGAAACCCGGCTGTTAAAGAGCTTCTGCAAGGCCCCTTTTTGTGTTTCAAGGTGAGCCGGGAGACGGCCCGGCCCGGATTCAGGGTGATATACGACTGCCAGGGTAAGGCTGATGGCAGGGTGGTGCCTCTAACATGCGCCAGGTTTCAGGAAGCGATACTTGGCAAGGAAACGCTCTTGCCGGAATTCGAGAAGCGCCTTGTGGGTATGGGGCCGGGGGAGTACGCACGATTTGACATGACCTTTCCGGTTGCCTATGGGCAGAGGGATCTGGCCGGCAAAGTCGTCACCTTTCGAGTTCACGTGCATCACACCATGGAACCGATGACAGTAAAAAACTACCAGGACCTGGATGAGGAGACATTGCGTAACGCATACGCGTTGGAGGATACGCAAGCATTGCGGCAACACAATATCGACCTTTTTTACAAGACGCTTCGTGGAGCCACGATAAAGGGCGTGATGCCTGAGATAAGCGATGCTTTGATGCTCATAAACCTTTATCTTAAGCTTGGATTTGTGGACCCGGCGACCGTTCTCACCAAGGGACTTCCGGGAAATCCAGTAATCCGGTCCCATGCAGCCCATATATTTCGTGTGAATGCCAAGCCGGAGAAGGCGCTGGAGATACTGAACGAGACAGGAGAAGACGGACCGAGGGCAAGGTTGGTCCGGGCACAGACCCTTTTTGATTTGAACAGACTGGAAGAATCCGAGGCGATTGCCAAGGACTTGAATCTGCCGAACAATATCCAGCTTGAGGAGCTTCGGGTAAAACTCGCTGCCAGGCTAGGCCTGTCCGTGGAAACTTATCTTGACAGGGAGGAGAGGCTCCTGGATGCAAAGACGCAGGCGATATTGTGA
- a CDS encoding YcaO-like family protein: MEFQNRVRNEYGKCDIPSNTIHRIKDGLRKLGLDVGYAAFRVSDTIYWGRTWIDSIRIVCNGKGITPELAEASAYAELAERLSAGLFYPVFEEQVRFNAPALYNEATDRFLNSEWMGGYVHAHQDDLDNPLRIETLLANERHLTGRDIEDIKNSRMASHWVDGFSIVHKETVKVPANFIAYIHGSNGMAAGNTIEEAMIQATCEIFERHVQIKVIKPEKTVPSIDLDSVDNPAIRDMIRFYQENNVDMIIKDLSLDGLLPAIGVLFINNNLRPDRLEHRILIPGVSFNLDEGLTRCFTESMQGRETLLAPRPQLDRPVVHRSHVNDHYLLMKCSISLKDISFLEQGETTTYKNMKIKDVLGEIEELKRICKLFDTDCIILDHTHPVLNFPVVRVIIPRVSDFLPFLRQDILVSEATRPSTAWRGEEFGKIMQSFFA, encoded by the coding sequence ATGGAATTTCAGAATCGGGTCAGAAACGAGTATGGCAAATGCGACATTCCGTCCAATACAATTCACAGAATAAAGGACGGGTTACGAAAATTGGGGCTCGACGTTGGATACGCCGCCTTTCGGGTGTCGGACACTATCTATTGGGGGCGGACATGGATTGATTCAATCAGAATCGTCTGTAATGGAAAAGGCATCACCCCGGAGCTTGCGGAGGCCAGCGCCTATGCAGAACTGGCTGAACGGCTCAGCGCCGGGCTGTTCTATCCGGTTTTTGAAGAACAGGTAAGGTTTAACGCTCCCGCCCTTTACAACGAAGCAACTGACAGGTTTCTAAATTCTGAGTGGATGGGGGGATATGTACACGCCCACCAGGACGATTTGGACAATCCCCTAAGGATAGAAACCTTGCTGGCCAACGAACGTCATCTGACAGGCAGAGACATTGAGGACATCAAGAACAGCAGAATGGCCAGTCATTGGGTTGACGGTTTTTCAATAGTCCATAAAGAGACAGTGAAGGTTCCGGCCAATTTTATTGCATATATTCACGGGTCTAACGGGATGGCGGCGGGAAATACAATCGAAGAGGCGATGATTCAGGCCACATGTGAAATATTTGAACGTCATGTCCAAATAAAAGTAATCAAACCCGAAAAAACAGTTCCCTCAATTGATTTGGATTCCGTGGACAATCCAGCCATAAGGGACATGATTAGATTCTATCAGGAAAACAATGTTGATATGATAATTAAGGATCTTTCTCTTGACGGACTGTTGCCCGCCATAGGCGTTCTCTTCATCAACAACAACCTGCGCCCTGATCGCCTGGAACATAGAATATTGATACCGGGCGTGTCTTTCAATCTGGACGAAGGTCTGACAAGGTGCTTTACGGAAAGCATGCAAGGCCGGGAAACTCTATTAGCTCCCCGTCCACAGTTGGATAGACCAGTTGTCCACAGGTCTCACGTTAATGATCATTACTTGCTGATGAAATGCAGTATTTCTCTAAAAGACATCTCATTTCTTGAACAAGGAGAAACTACAACTTATAAGAACATGAAAATCAAAGATGTTCTTGGCGAGATTGAGGAACTCAAAAGGATATGTAAACTGTTCGATACCGATTGTATAATATTAGACCACACCCATCCGGTGTTGAATTTCCCGGTGGTAAGAGTAATTATCCCACGGGTTTCTGATTTTCTACCTTTCTTAAGACAAGACATTCTCGTATCTGAAGCAACAAGACCTTCCACTGCGTGGCGTGGAGAAGAATTTGGCAAGATAATGCAGAGTTTTTTTGCATGA
- a CDS encoding tetratricopeptide repeat protein, producing the protein MKEPKTTREYIEEQVRTLAKSPECGTTHYNLAVGLIAEGKWNDAVEELMAAVNECPTLGEAYVALGGISLHKGDLNACIRYNKQAIEVRPKFAQPYGNIGFAYVQRGEPETAVDFLEKAVSINPEFIQAHSTLASAYIMQGRLDDAIAAANRALELDATFAVAHNNLALAYFEKGAYKQAIEYCDKALANGFDVEAKFLKELEQYR; encoded by the coding sequence GTGAAAGAACCAAAAACAACCAGAGAATATATTGAGGAACAGGTACGGACACTTGCCAAGAGCCCAGAGTGCGGCACCACGCATTATAACCTCGCCGTGGGCCTGATCGCTGAAGGTAAGTGGAATGATGCTGTGGAAGAACTTATGGCAGCCGTAAATGAATGCCCCACCCTTGGAGAGGCTTACGTGGCGCTGGGTGGCATCTCTTTGCATAAGGGAGACTTGAACGCCTGCATCAGGTATAATAAGCAGGCGATTGAGGTCAGGCCAAAATTTGCCCAACCCTATGGAAATATTGGTTTTGCCTATGTGCAGAGGGGTGAACCGGAGACGGCGGTTGATTTCCTGGAAAAAGCGGTCTCCATTAACCCAGAGTTTATCCAGGCCCACAGTACCCTTGCAAGCGCCTATATCATGCAGGGCAGACTGGACGATGCCATTGCTGCTGCCAACAGGGCCCTGGAGCTTGATGCCACCTTTGCGGTTGCCCACAACAACCTTGCCCTGGCTTATTTTGAGAAGGGAGCCTATAAGCAGGCTATTGAGTATTGCGATAAGGCCCTGGCCAACGGATTTGACGTTGAGGCGAAGTTTTTGAAAGAGCTGGAGCAGTATCGGTGA
- a CDS encoding YkgJ family cysteine cluster protein: MMLDFSKTFEKYEALVSEADKIFKAVQESHGDCVRCEVHCCDCCYAVFDLTLVESVYINYHFNKSLARKERRPIIRRAEKADRKYYQIKQKLQKMYIDKGKPPEEVFSQLAQERVQCPLLNDKDLCDLYARRPITCRVYGIPTSIGGAAHICGKAGFKEGVAYPTVNLDNMNDRLFELSKELLDEIGSKNSKMHMGLVPVSVALMTDYDEQYFGV, from the coding sequence ATCATGTTGGATTTTTCAAAGACTTTCGAGAAATACGAGGCCCTGGTTTCCGAGGCTGACAAGATTTTTAAGGCCGTGCAGGAAAGCCACGGGGATTGCGTGCGCTGCGAGGTCCATTGCTGTGACTGCTGCTATGCCGTGTTTGATCTCACGCTTGTCGAATCGGTCTATATCAACTACCATTTCAACAAATCGCTCGCCAGGAAAGAGCGTCGTCCGATTATCAGACGGGCCGAAAAAGCAGATCGCAAATATTATCAGATCAAACAAAAGCTTCAGAAAATGTACATAGACAAGGGAAAACCTCCTGAAGAGGTATTTTCGCAGTTGGCCCAGGAGCGAGTACAATGTCCCCTTCTCAATGACAAGGACCTGTGTGACCTGTATGCCCGGCGGCCCATTACGTGCAGAGTCTATGGCATTCCGACCTCGATCGGGGGGGCTGCCCATATTTGCGGAAAAGCCGGTTTTAAGGAGGGGGTCGCCTATCCCACGGTCAATCTCGACAATATGAATGACCGCCTTTTTGAGCTGTCTAAAGAACTTCTTGATGAGATTGGATCAAAGAACTCAAAGATGCATATGGGGCTTGTGCCTGTTTCAGTGGCCTTGATGACTGACTATGACGAACAATATTTTGGGGTTTGA